A single Sutterella megalosphaeroides DNA region contains:
- a CDS encoding DMT family transporter has translation MQSLWILAGTFLTVLTYVFVKLTPSELGVADIFFVRSVFLALVLYGLARTSGVALRTRVPRLHLLRTGAGVTALLLNIVTVQALPIATSQTLFAASPLFVAALVAVRQYAGARSGAKSGEAFDRRSLAAILLGFLGVYLTLCPTFHDEDGFFALLALAAALCAAVSGLALRRLGGMGEPVFRTAFYFGCGSLATATLLWWATSETSVETLATTPELVAVGLCTVCSQLAQTQGWSRGRPLLCANLQFSGILFSTLFGLFLFKDDIGPGAFLGMALIVLSEVAAGCVQMQNARKRT, from the coding sequence ATGCAATCCCTCTGGATTCTTGCGGGCACTTTTTTGACGGTTTTGACCTACGTCTTCGTCAAACTCACCCCGTCCGAACTCGGTGTTGCGGACATTTTCTTCGTGCGCTCCGTCTTTCTCGCACTCGTTCTCTACGGCCTCGCGCGCACAAGCGGCGTCGCGCTTCGCACGCGCGTTCCGCGGCTTCATTTGCTTCGTACCGGGGCGGGCGTCACGGCGCTGCTTCTCAACATCGTGACCGTGCAGGCGCTTCCGATCGCCACCTCCCAAACGCTCTTTGCGGCGTCCCCGCTTTTCGTGGCGGCCTTGGTTGCCGTGCGACAATACGCGGGAGCAAGATCGGGGGCAAAATCGGGCGAGGCGTTCGACCGACGGTCGCTCGCAGCGATCCTCCTCGGGTTTCTCGGCGTTTATCTCACGCTTTGTCCCACGTTTCACGACGAAGACGGTTTCTTCGCGCTTCTCGCACTGGCCGCCGCGCTCTGCGCCGCGGTTTCCGGACTCGCGCTTCGCAGGCTCGGAGGGATGGGCGAGCCCGTCTTTCGGACCGCGTTCTATTTCGGCTGCGGGTCGCTCGCCACGGCAACGCTTCTCTGGTGGGCAACCTCGGAGACGTCCGTCGAAACACTCGCGACGACCCCGGAACTCGTCGCCGTGGGGCTTTGCACCGTCTGCTCGCAGCTCGCGCAAACGCAGGGCTGGAGCCGCGGACGGCCGCTTCTCTGCGCGAACCTTCAGTTTTCGGGGATTCTCTTCAGCACGCTTTTCGGGCTTTTCCTTTTCAAGGACGACATCGGTCCGGGCGCGTTTCTCGGCATGGCCCTCATCGTCCTCTCGGAAGTCGCGGCGGGCTGCGTGCAGATGCAAAACGCGCGAAAGCGGACGTGA
- a CDS encoding cytochrome-c peroxidase yields the protein MTKTLLAAAVGAVIGLSSFSALAAEPVDPIEPVEVKNPALVELGKMLFFEPRLSRSGLLSCNSCHNLSTGGVDNLKTSIGDYWAQGPINSPTVLNSYGQIAQFWNGRAKTLAEQAAGPIANPLEMASTHELAVQVIGSIPGYAEHFKKAFGDEKVDIGRITDAIAEFERTLVTPNARFDKWLKGDAKAITDFELKGYQLFKSSGCMICHNGALLGGQSFQKMGAVRAYETTNTDEGVKAISGRDQDRMTFKVPQLRNVELTYPYFHDGEAKTLEKAVQVMGDVQLGKRYTDEETAQIVAFLKTLTGEQPKIVLPILPPSGPETPEFNPWAPKPDAK from the coding sequence ATGACCAAGACCCTTCTTGCGGCCGCCGTCGGCGCCGTGATCGGCCTCTCTTCCTTCTCCGCGCTTGCCGCCGAACCCGTCGACCCGATCGAGCCCGTTGAGGTGAAGAACCCCGCGCTCGTCGAACTCGGGAAGATGCTCTTTTTCGAACCCCGCCTCTCGCGCTCGGGCCTTCTTTCCTGCAACAGCTGCCACAACCTCTCGACGGGCGGCGTCGACAACCTGAAGACCTCGATCGGCGACTACTGGGCCCAGGGTCCGATCAACTCCCCGACGGTTCTCAATTCCTACGGTCAGATCGCACAATTCTGGAACGGCCGCGCGAAGACGCTCGCCGAACAGGCCGCCGGCCCGATCGCCAACCCCCTCGAAATGGCCTCCACGCACGAGCTCGCCGTTCAGGTGATCGGCTCGATCCCGGGCTATGCCGAACACTTCAAGAAGGCCTTCGGCGACGAAAAGGTCGACATCGGCCGCATCACGGACGCGATCGCCGAGTTCGAACGCACGCTCGTGACGCCCAACGCCCGCTTCGACAAGTGGTTGAAGGGCGACGCGAAGGCGATCACGGACTTTGAACTGAAGGGCTACCAGCTCTTCAAGAGCTCGGGTTGCATGATCTGCCACAACGGCGCGCTCTTGGGCGGCCAGAGCTTCCAGAAGATGGGTGCGGTGCGTGCCTACGAAACGACCAACACGGACGAAGGCGTCAAGGCCATTTCCGGTCGCGACCAGGACCGCATGACCTTCAAGGTGCCGCAGCTCCGCAACGTCGAACTCACCTACCCGTACTTCCACGACGGCGAAGCGAAGACCCTTGAAAAGGCCGTCCAGGTGATGGGCGACGTTCAGCTCGGGAAGCGCTACACCGACGAAGAAACGGCTCAGATCGTCGCCTTCCTGAAGACCCTGACGGGCGAACAGCCGAAGATCGTTCTGCCGATCCTTCCGCCCTCGGGCCCCGAAACGCCCGAATTCAACCCCTGGGCTCCGAAGCCCGACGCGAAGTAA
- a CDS encoding LTA synthase family protein: protein MRAKRIESKAKLRHPILLININLPPPAGPAFSDAPQRLKNTHVVFALMESMGREQFETHGTGNDQLGLLEPELRNALLFRKGICIGSGTFPSLEGILFDTPLTPLTQTVYGRKPLSVSRIRAYRDAGYRTIFLTSGPEGWRSIAETFPTQGFDAVYGAAALSARYPQAESGTWGVGDEWMFRYALELLDEADRKGEKLFLVLLSTTNHPPHRVPDGAEVPPVDPSRLPAYVRQKSPEDTRAMQQTYRYSANALGRFVRDLRVSGQLEHTVVAATGDHNARFTYDPDGYWLRQMGVPLIFWIPEKLLSAEARRSVDTDRPVGHRDIFPTLNALVLGKTPADFEGRNLLAPSTVDLADSFFGPTSHGFAVGTWGAAILNADGTYECFRPNPDPERPEQLVRVSPCTPLMDRMARAAQAKHGLADMTVRESVRAAKTAARNP from the coding sequence TTGCGAGCGAAACGGATAGAATCGAAGGCGAAGCTGAGGCATCCTATCCTACTGATAAACATCAATTTACCCCCCCCCGCCGGGCCGGCATTTTCTGACGCGCCTCAGCGCCTGAAAAATACTCACGTCGTCTTCGCGCTCATGGAATCGATGGGCCGCGAGCAATTTGAAACACACGGAACAGGCAACGACCAACTCGGTCTTCTCGAACCCGAACTCCGAAACGCACTCCTCTTTCGAAAAGGCATCTGCATCGGCTCGGGCACCTTTCCGTCGCTCGAAGGCATTCTTTTCGACACGCCTTTGACGCCCCTCACTCAGACCGTCTACGGTCGCAAACCGCTCTCCGTCTCGCGAATTCGCGCCTACCGCGATGCGGGCTACCGCACGATTTTCCTCACCTCGGGCCCCGAAGGCTGGCGTTCGATCGCGGAAACCTTTCCCACTCAGGGGTTCGATGCCGTCTACGGCGCGGCCGCTTTGAGCGCACGCTACCCGCAGGCCGAATCGGGCACCTGGGGCGTCGGCGACGAATGGATGTTCCGCTACGCGTTGGAGCTTCTCGACGAAGCGGACCGCAAAGGCGAAAAACTCTTCCTCGTTCTTCTTTCGACCACCAACCACCCGCCGCACCGCGTTCCCGACGGCGCCGAGGTGCCGCCCGTCGATCCCTCGCGACTTCCCGCCTACGTACGGCAAAAGTCGCCCGAAGACACGCGCGCGATGCAACAAACCTATCGGTACTCCGCGAACGCTCTCGGGCGGTTCGTGCGCGACCTGCGTGTGTCGGGCCAGCTCGAGCATACGGTGGTGGCGGCCACGGGCGACCACAACGCGCGCTTCACCTACGACCCCGACGGTTATTGGCTTCGCCAGATGGGCGTTCCGCTCATATTCTGGATTCCCGAGAAGCTCCTCTCCGCCGAAGCGCGCCGATCGGTCGACACGGACCGCCCCGTCGGACACCGCGACATCTTCCCGACCCTCAACGCGCTCGTTCTCGGAAAAACGCCCGCCGACTTCGAGGGGCGCAACCTTCTGGCGCCCTCGACGGTCGACCTCGCGGACTCCTTTTTCGGGCCCACGAGCCACGGGTTCGCCGTCGGCACGTGGGGCGCGGCGATTCTCAACGCGGACGGCACGTACGAGTGCTTTCGCCCGAATCCTGATCCCGAGCGCCCCGAGCAGCTCGTGCGCGTTTCGCCCTGCACGCCTCTCATGGATCGTATGGCTCGTGCCGCGCAGGCCAAACACGGTCTGGCCGACATGACCGTGCGCGAAAGCGTGCGAGCGGCCAAGACGGCAGCAAGAAACCCGTAA
- a CDS encoding FeoA family protein codes for MPATTSDLSRRPRPLTESPLRQTVTVVRVKLPEGEAARLTELGLRVGGPVTPLEGGDEGPLMLGIGCGRIGVDRETARKIYVC; via the coding sequence ATGCCCGCCACCACTTCCGACCTTTCGCGTCGTCCCCGTCCGCTCACGGAATCTCCGCTTCGTCAGACCGTCACGGTCGTGCGCGTGAAGCTCCCCGAAGGCGAGGCCGCCCGACTGACGGAGCTCGGTCTTCGGGTGGGCGGCCCCGTAACGCCGCTCGAAGGCGGCGACGAAGGTCCCCTGATGCTCGGCATCGGGTGCGGTCGCATCGGGGTCGATCGCGAGACGGCCCGAAAAATTTACGTTTGCTGA
- a CDS encoding LysR family transcriptional regulator → MSSERTEPTSSIPDFARDIDPAALYFFVTLYRTGSLPRTAEQLGVSLSSANRMLARLRAYWDAPLFVRSGASMLPDRSAKEKYEGVVRILRLLEELRSTGPLEPARLKRTVRLACYDNAFAATLASVHAQFARTFPHVTFQVTQADEHMFDLLRDDKLDLLFVARQGLPPDVRSAAALTTPYACIVAKDHPLSGVARRRGALTRHDLERFSQVLVNTQPDRYRRPNGPGNGYFNPRDPSKIALVTPFFLSVPLSLEGTEHYAIVPEVTARLAFDTSRIDILPVTREAPELTVQLAWHERTQKDPAFELIRSVLLDLIAKNAKAVLSGSLE, encoded by the coding sequence ATGTCAAGCGAACGTACCGAGCCCACCAGTTCGATCCCCGACTTCGCGCGGGATATCGATCCCGCCGCGCTCTACTTTTTCGTCACGCTCTACCGTACGGGGTCGCTGCCGCGCACGGCCGAGCAACTCGGCGTGAGCCTCTCGAGCGCGAACCGCATGCTCGCGCGCCTGCGGGCCTATTGGGACGCGCCGCTTTTCGTGCGTTCGGGCGCTTCGATGCTGCCCGACCGATCGGCCAAAGAAAAGTACGAAGGCGTCGTGCGGATACTGCGACTCCTCGAAGAGCTTCGAAGCACGGGGCCGCTTGAGCCCGCACGCTTGAAGCGCACGGTGCGGCTCGCGTGCTACGACAACGCGTTTGCGGCGACGCTCGCGTCCGTGCACGCGCAATTCGCCCGAACCTTTCCGCACGTCACCTTTCAGGTGACGCAGGCCGACGAACATATGTTCGATTTGCTTCGCGACGACAAGCTCGATCTGCTTTTCGTCGCGCGGCAGGGGCTACCGCCCGACGTCCGCTCGGCCGCAGCCCTCACGACCCCGTACGCCTGCATCGTCGCGAAGGACCATCCACTCTCAGGCGTTGCCCGACGAAGGGGAGCGCTTACGCGGCACGATCTCGAGCGCTTCTCGCAGGTGCTCGTCAACACCCAGCCCGACCGCTACCGCCGGCCGAACGGTCCCGGGAACGGTTACTTCAACCCGCGCGACCCCTCGAAAATCGCGCTCGTCACGCCCTTTTTCCTGAGCGTTCCGCTCTCTCTCGAAGGGACCGAGCACTACGCGATCGTCCCCGAAGTCACCGCGCGGCTTGCTTTCGACACCTCACGCATCGACATCCTTCCCGTGACGCGCGAAGCGCCCGAACTCACCGTGCAGCTCGCCTGGCACGAGCGCACGCAAAAGGATCCGGCGTTCGAACTCATTCGTTCCGTGCTTCTCGATTTGATCGCAAAGAACGCGAAGGCCGTACTTTCGGGGAGCCTCGAATAA
- a CDS encoding LTA synthase family protein translates to MTWTNHTKRAALFFFLSIVALSVVRLVFFGTYRPETLTWADAIPGLVTGLRVDLKWLAIALLPAWVLLIAGIRFPALRRAAAVAGVAGYAVTALLDVVNFGYYGFYATPVNAVVFGLFQDDTKAIVATLLEDWPVFEYLAAVLLLVALPPVLAGRLLRNSAEPSTEKLTRVVLTAVAGTLLLAVAVRGSLGTFPLRQQDFSVSPHPFVNATVPNGPAALYTAYKEFRMLAAVRPDGDPLEGLAKLGFPTRESAHEALRVASETDRIEGEAEASYPTDKHQFTPPRRAGIF, encoded by the coding sequence ATGACTTGGACAAACCATACAAAGCGCGCGGCGCTTTTCTTTTTTCTATCGATCGTCGCACTCTCCGTCGTGCGACTCGTCTTTTTCGGGACGTACCGCCCCGAGACGCTCACCTGGGCGGATGCGATCCCGGGGCTCGTCACGGGGCTGCGCGTCGACCTCAAGTGGCTTGCGATCGCGCTTTTGCCCGCCTGGGTGCTTCTGATCGCAGGCATTCGCTTTCCGGCGCTTCGTCGGGCGGCGGCCGTCGCGGGTGTCGCGGGCTATGCCGTCACGGCGCTTCTCGACGTCGTCAACTTCGGCTACTACGGCTTTTACGCGACGCCCGTCAACGCCGTCGTCTTCGGGCTTTTTCAGGACGACACGAAGGCGATCGTCGCCACACTGCTCGAAGACTGGCCGGTGTTCGAGTACCTCGCGGCCGTCCTCCTGCTCGTGGCGCTTCCGCCCGTCTTGGCCGGGCGGCTTCTGCGCAATAGCGCCGAACCGTCGACCGAAAAGCTCACGCGCGTCGTCTTGACGGCCGTTGCCGGAACGCTTCTTCTGGCCGTTGCCGTGCGCGGAAGCCTGGGGACCTTCCCGTTGCGTCAGCAGGATTTTTCGGTGTCGCCTCATCCGTTTGTGAATGCGACGGTTCCGAACGGCCCCGCGGCGCTCTATACCGCCTACAAGGAATTTCGGATGTTGGCCGCCGTGCGTCCCGACGGGGATCCTCTCGAAGGTCTCGCCAAGTTGGGTTTCCCGACGCGCGAAAGCGCGCACGAGGCTCTGCGCGTTGCGAGCGAAACGGATAGAATCGAAGGCGAAGCTGAGGCATCCTATCCTACTGATAAACATCAATTTACCCCCCCCCGCCGGGCCGGCATTTTCTGA
- a CDS encoding FeoA family protein, translated as MEIQHLPVGAKGRIVALGKEHPEYRRRLVTLGLTPGTAFEIVRVAPLGDPVELRVRGSFVSLRKDEAALLEVESP; from the coding sequence ATGGAAATCCAACATCTTCCCGTCGGCGCCAAAGGGCGCATCGTCGCGCTCGGAAAAGAACACCCCGAATACCGCCGTCGTCTCGTGACGCTCGGGCTCACCCCGGGCACCGCCTTCGAGATCGTGCGCGTGGCGCCCCTCGGCGACCCAGTGGAGCTGCGCGTGCGCGGCAGCTTCGTGAGCCTTCGCAAGGACGAAGCGGCGCTTCTCGAGGTCGAGTCGCCCTAA
- a CDS encoding methyltransferase domain-containing protein: MSELTRNATLAAYEADAPTYCARYESLGASPESRPPEALETLYRRWVLPGARVLELGCGSGRDARFMARLGADVTATDGSEAMLAEAQRLAGSGATGTGAAPGSLRFVHLELPPSEGLRVDTAAALHALGAAKPFDVVTSSGVLQHLDASELYETAAFIASVTSEKGVVLVAVPTEHPGDGATSGRFFSNLPAAHYTSLFERLGFSLVALSDPIEAGPKPTPALWRTMVFLRETGRVRAGTSLFGIVEQDSKTATYKFALLKTLCDLNIRSSGGVRFLSDKEMRHIAASTTSTASDAALRILADPRVAVPFYGVVELWIENYWRLYAPEVVRAPKKSDDDLLKDAPRQVSGSRRPGFVAPLFDLIRDYQGDLWRLKQDLYSGAWTETALGPLRAKDSKEYDLRVRRRTLYAKLVTSVASTVKDGPVRYAGNSLSENLLTVLSDANRLFSVRPYEDVAGGGKRRTTKPATPDDFRLRCGELVFPADLWRELTAVAPWLTDSVALGWAKLSHRFSVLSGATHTSSEILERLIPEPDQRSTTLARTVYLDRIRNQGLVCVWSELPLTDRTLDVDHVIPWAKSRSNDLWNLLPAESSVNRGKSDRLPSAALLYESRNRVFDDWTLLADRYEALFFAQAASAFPAAGLSAVREPRWETKLFDALLEATDTVALQYHADRWRPSAPSP; this comes from the coding sequence ATGTCCGAGCTCACCCGAAACGCCACGCTCGCCGCCTACGAGGCGGACGCCCCGACCTACTGCGCGCGGTACGAGTCGCTCGGTGCGTCGCCCGAAAGCCGTCCGCCCGAAGCCCTCGAAACCCTCTACCGACGCTGGGTCCTTCCCGGCGCGCGCGTTTTGGAGCTCGGCTGCGGCTCGGGACGGGACGCGCGCTTCATGGCACGCTTGGGCGCCGACGTGACGGCGACGGACGGGTCGGAAGCCATGCTCGCCGAAGCGCAGCGCCTCGCGGGATCGGGTGCGACCGGAACGGGCGCGGCGCCCGGGAGCCTTCGGTTCGTGCATCTCGAGCTTCCGCCCTCCGAAGGCCTGCGCGTCGACACGGCCGCGGCCCTTCACGCGTTGGGGGCCGCGAAGCCCTTCGACGTCGTCACCTCCTCGGGCGTTCTTCAGCACCTCGACGCTTCGGAACTCTACGAGACGGCGGCCTTCATCGCATCGGTCACGAGCGAAAAAGGGGTCGTGCTCGTTGCCGTCCCGACGGAGCACCCCGGGGACGGAGCGACCTCCGGACGGTTTTTCTCCAACCTGCCCGCCGCACACTACACGTCGCTTTTCGAGCGCCTCGGCTTTTCGCTCGTGGCGCTCTCCGACCCGATCGAAGCGGGCCCGAAACCGACCCCCGCCCTCTGGCGCACGATGGTTTTTCTGCGCGAAACGGGGCGCGTGCGGGCGGGAACGAGCCTTTTCGGGATCGTCGAACAGGATTCCAAAACGGCCACCTACAAGTTCGCCCTCCTCAAAACCCTGTGCGACCTCAACATCCGCTCCTCGGGCGGCGTTCGCTTTTTGTCGGACAAGGAAATGCGGCACATCGCGGCGAGCACGACGAGCACCGCGTCGGACGCCGCGCTTCGGATCCTCGCCGACCCGCGGGTTGCCGTGCCCTTTTACGGCGTGGTGGAGCTCTGGATCGAAAACTACTGGCGGCTTTATGCGCCGGAAGTCGTCCGGGCGCCGAAGAAGTCCGACGACGACCTTCTCAAGGACGCACCGCGCCAGGTGAGCGGGAGTCGTCGGCCTGGGTTCGTGGCGCCCCTTTTCGATTTGATTCGCGATTATCAGGGCGACCTCTGGCGCTTGAAGCAAGACCTCTATTCGGGCGCTTGGACCGAGACCGCCCTCGGGCCCCTCCGGGCGAAGGACTCCAAGGAATACGACCTACGCGTTCGGCGTCGGACCCTCTACGCGAAACTCGTCACAAGCGTCGCGAGCACCGTCAAAGACGGGCCCGTGCGCTACGCGGGGAATTCCCTCTCGGAAAATCTTCTCACCGTACTCTCGGACGCGAACCGCCTCTTTTCCGTGCGCCCGTACGAGGACGTCGCCGGCGGCGGGAAGCGTCGTACGACGAAGCCCGCAACGCCCGACGACTTTCGCCTGCGCTGCGGGGAACTCGTTTTCCCCGCCGACCTCTGGCGGGAATTGACGGCGGTCGCCCCGTGGCTCACCGACTCGGTCGCACTCGGCTGGGCGAAGCTTTCGCACCGCTTTTCGGTGTTGTCGGGTGCGACGCACACGAGCTCCGAGATTCTGGAGCGCCTCATTCCCGAGCCCGACCAACGCAGTACGACCCTTGCGCGCACCGTGTACCTCGACCGCATTCGCAATCAGGGACTCGTGTGCGTCTGGTCGGAGCTGCCGCTCACCGACCGGACGCTCGACGTCGACCACGTGATCCCCTGGGCGAAGAGCCGCTCGAACGACCTCTGGAACCTCCTTCCCGCGGAGAGTTCCGTCAACCGCGGGAAAAGCGATCGGCTGCCGAGCGCGGCGCTCCTTTACGAGAGCAGAAACCGCGTCTTCGACGACTGGACGCTTCTTGCCGACCGGTACGAGGCGCTCTTTTTCGCCCAGGCGGCGTCGGCCTTTCCCGCGGCGGGCCTTTCGGCCGTGCGCGAGCCGCGCTGGGAGACGAAGCTCTTCGACGCACTGCTGGAAGCGACCGACACCGTGGCACTCCAGTACCATGCGGACCGCTGGCGCCCGAGCGCGCCGAGTCCGTGA
- a CDS encoding Dps family protein, with protein sequence MSNCKINTYLANLAVWTVKLHNLHWNVTGHIFKPLHEYTEALYDEAFEAYDAVAEVLKMRDRMPLSTMKAYLEAATIEEVDPRDFTCCEVVSMVEADMQTMMKLALEIRNEAAERDDFQVQSLFEGYIEGFTKQLWFIRAMKKEGGAQECCGGSCGCGGH encoded by the coding sequence ATGTCGAACTGCAAGATCAATACCTACCTCGCCAACCTCGCCGTCTGGACGGTCAAGCTTCACAACCTTCACTGGAACGTGACGGGCCACATCTTCAAGCCCCTCCACGAATACACGGAAGCTCTCTACGACGAAGCCTTCGAAGCTTACGACGCCGTCGCCGAAGTCCTCAAGATGCGCGATCGCATGCCCCTCTCCACGATGAAGGCCTACCTTGAAGCCGCCACGATCGAAGAAGTCGATCCGCGCGACTTCACCTGCTGCGAAGTCGTTTCGATGGTCGAAGCCGACATGCAGACGATGATGAAGCTCGCTCTCGAAATCCGCAACGAAGCCGCCGAACGCGACGACTTCCAGGTTCAGAGCCTCTTCGAAGGTTACATCGAAGGCTTCACGAAGCAGCTCTGGTTCATCCGCGCCATGAAGAAGGAAGGCGGCGCTCAGGAATGCTGCGGCGGTTCCTGCGGTTGCGGCGGCCACTAA
- the feoB gene encoding Fe(2+) transporter permease subunit FeoB encodes MTTRTLCVVGNPNCGKTTLFNALTGSRQHVGNWPGVTVDKKVGHFKLGGDEIDLVDLPGIYSITPSSSTSEDERIARDYILSDEAEAVVNIVDASNLERNLYLTAQLIEMRVPMIVVVNMLDIAKQHRLSIDLDALSRRLGCPVVGIVASREKGLDELKQALSDFIARPSIPPLGVEFDEKTTAAVRKISDLLKADEAKRPDWYALQLLEGAPGLAERLPEATRARVAEIIDAMNAAYDGDLDIAIAGSRYDFVAQVTEAAVTRKGEVSETMTDRIDRVVLNRWLGLPIFLLIMYVMFLFTQNVGGAFIDFFDILVGGVMVEGLSEFLASIGTPDWLRVFLANGVGGGLQTVSTFIPVVFFLYLFLAVLEDSGYMARAAFVMDRMMRAIGLPGKAFVPLIVGFGCNVPAIMAARTMDRASDRIITVMMAPFMSCGARLPVYVLFATAFFPTNGQNLVFALYLIGIVAAVLTGFLLKKSALPGAASAFVMEIPPYHIPTLKGVLTRTKDRVSGFMFRAGKVIVVIVAAISFLNSLGTDGSFGNEDTEKSVLSSVGRTIVPILEPMGVEEQNWPAAVGIFTGIFAKETVVGTLNSLYDQMGAANAAEEGAAEEDEGFSFTATLGEALSVTGENLAGLGSALVDPLGITVGDLSDEAAAAEEQEVSTGTIDTIRTLFASQSAAFAYLLLVLLYMPCCAAIAAVYREVGTAWTVFACVWTTALGFSAATIFYRVVNFSADPIYATVAIGVSLLVLVFMWFYMKSFAKRDAAKRPRVIPIVAER; translated from the coding sequence ATGACCACACGTACCTTATGCGTCGTCGGCAATCCCAACTGCGGCAAGACCACGCTTTTCAACGCCCTCACGGGCTCGCGCCAACACGTCGGCAACTGGCCGGGCGTCACGGTCGACAAGAAGGTCGGGCACTTCAAGCTCGGCGGCGACGAGATCGACCTCGTCGACCTGCCGGGGATCTACTCGATCACGCCCTCCTCGTCGACGAGCGAAGACGAACGCATCGCGCGCGACTACATCCTCTCGGACGAAGCCGAAGCAGTCGTGAACATCGTCGACGCTTCGAACCTCGAACGCAACCTCTACCTCACGGCGCAGTTGATCGAAATGCGCGTTCCGATGATCGTCGTCGTGAACATGCTCGACATTGCGAAGCAGCACCGCCTCTCGATCGACCTCGACGCGCTTTCCCGTCGCCTCGGCTGCCCCGTGGTCGGGATCGTCGCTTCGCGCGAAAAGGGCTTGGACGAACTCAAGCAGGCCCTCTCCGACTTCATCGCCCGTCCGAGCATTCCGCCTCTCGGCGTCGAATTCGACGAAAAGACGACCGCGGCCGTGCGCAAGATTTCCGACCTTCTCAAAGCGGACGAAGCGAAGCGCCCCGACTGGTACGCGCTGCAGCTCCTTGAAGGCGCGCCGGGTTTGGCGGAGCGCCTCCCCGAAGCGACCCGTGCGCGCGTTGCGGAAATCATCGACGCGATGAACGCCGCCTACGACGGGGACCTCGACATCGCGATCGCGGGCTCGCGCTACGACTTCGTCGCTCAGGTGACCGAGGCCGCCGTCACGCGCAAGGGCGAAGTTTCCGAAACGATGACGGACCGCATCGACCGCGTGGTGCTCAACCGTTGGTTGGGGCTCCCGATCTTCCTTCTCATCATGTACGTGATGTTCCTCTTCACGCAGAACGTGGGCGGGGCCTTCATTGACTTCTTCGACATTCTCGTGGGCGGCGTCATGGTCGAGGGTTTAAGCGAATTTCTCGCTTCGATCGGAACGCCCGACTGGCTGCGCGTCTTCCTTGCGAACGGCGTGGGCGGGGGTCTTCAGACGGTCTCCACCTTCATTCCGGTCGTCTTCTTCCTCTATTTGTTCCTTGCCGTCCTTGAAGATTCGGGCTACATGGCCCGTGCCGCTTTCGTCATGGACCGCATGATGCGTGCGATCGGGCTCCCCGGCAAGGCCTTCGTTCCCTTGATCGTGGGCTTTGGCTGCAACGTGCCCGCCATCATGGCCGCGCGCACCATGGACCGGGCGTCGGATCGGATCATCACCGTGATGATGGCGCCCTTCATGAGTTGCGGCGCGCGTTTGCCCGTCTACGTCCTCTTTGCGACGGCCTTTTTCCCCACGAACGGGCAGAACCTTGTGTTCGCGCTCTATCTGATCGGGATCGTCGCCGCGGTTCTGACCGGGTTCCTCCTCAAGAAGAGTGCCCTTCCCGGTGCGGCGTCCGCCTTCGTCATGGAAATTCCGCCCTACCACATCCCGACCCTGAAGGGTGTCCTCACCCGCACCAAGGATCGCGTCTCGGGCTTCATGTTCCGTGCCGGCAAGGTGATCGTCGTCATCGTCGCCGCGATCTCCTTCCTCAATTCGCTCGGTACCGACGGCTCCTTCGGTAATGAAGACACCGAAAAGTCGGTCTTGTCGTCGGTCGGCCGCACGATCGTGCCGATCCTCGAACCGATGGGCGTTGAAGAACAGAATTGGCCTGCCGCCGTCGGCATCTTCACGGGCATCTTCGCGAAGGAAACCGTCGTGGGCACGCTCAATTCGCTCTACGACCAAATGGGCGCCGCAAACGCGGCCGAAGAAGGTGCCGCCGAAGAAGACGAAGGCTTCTCCTTCACGGCGACGCTCGGCGAAGCGCTTTCCGTCACGGGTGAAAACCTCGCGGGCCTCGGCTCCGCTCTCGTCGACCCCCTCGGCATTACGGTGGGCGACCTCTCGGACGAAGCCGCAGCCGCCGAAGAACAGGAAGTCTCCACGGGTACGATCGACACGATCCGCACGCTCTTTGCGTCGCAGTCGGCCGCCTTTGCCTACCTCCTCCTCGTGCTTCTCTACATGCCCTGCTGCGCCGCCATCGCCGCCGTCTACCGCGAAGTCGGTACGGCCTGGACGGTCTTTGCCTGCGTGTGGACGACGGCGCTCGGCTTCTCGGCCGCGACGATCTTCTACCGCGTCGTCAACTTCTCGGCCGATCCCATCTACGCGACCGTGGCAATCGGCGTCTCGCTTCTCGTCCTCGTCTTCATGTGGTTCTACATGAAGTCCTTCGCGAAGCGCGACGCGGCGAAGCGCCCGCGCGTGATTCCGATCGTCGCCGAACGCTGA